One genomic region from Prunus persica cultivar Lovell chromosome G3, Prunus_persica_NCBIv2, whole genome shotgun sequence encodes:
- the LOC18782786 gene encoding GBF-interacting protein 1-like isoform X2: protein MSGGGFRVSIPNSVRKTIQDIKEITGNHSEEEIYAMLKECNMDPNETAQKLLFQDPFHEVKRKRDKRKENLNNRESAESRWRPGMQGRGGRGGRVNFSPRSDAGGGRSTAPGTENGPSQVAEKGGASSLPTSRETKNKERSLVTSSVPVIVDGPTNVVSGSTSVVHPSHVSAGSGPDISLSLVGDNLGSSVPPVDANKNTTVKFGNEDLHEQPAPSSSSSLVLPPPASTLAVCFSSSDPVLVPSNDSRLPSSVGTIKREVGSHHPSASEIGSSQAQGKVASKTQGVGKSQLADLSHPSSTSTHGSSGSRPSSNYSSRSQQSVGTQKVGTNKEWKPKPVNSTVVQGQGTAGTAVASEVPADSVKAPSQSQSVSSVLDSEEATSKLQRKLEELHLPQRKTVILPNHIHVPESERTKLSFGSFGATFAVTTGYVSGPETDKSSTPRSETSQVIEEAVEEQLSSNQNALATANEDDYPDHPQSPTHVPENISSGEVDVSSSATQGQNESKHDTALPSGGHQFSVAHTSPNYSFGFVPPILGSQLAPFENSESQPRDISRLPSFVVQPPFDPASYYAQFYRSGADGDGRLSPFPSPGVSSKYNGNVAVLPPSSQSPQEGGVLSAAGPTPLVTQASGLVQSSIGVTQQQVPVFRPPAGMHISHYAPNYIPYSHYFSPFYVPPPAIHQFLGNGAFPQQPQAGGVYPAPPAAATGVKYSLPQYKTGTNTGNSAHIGMASGYGPYGSSPAGYNPSSATTAGNSTANEDLSTSQFKESNVYMTGQQSEGSSVWVAAPGREMSSLTSSFYNLPQQGQHVTFTPTQAGHGTFAGIYHPAQAVTAATVHPLLQQSQTMAGAVDMVGPGGSVYQQPQHAQINWPSNY, encoded by the exons ATGAGTGGTGgtgggtttagggtttcaaTCCCAAACAGTGTGAGGAAGACGATCCAGGACATCAAGGAGATCACGGGCAATCATAGTGAGGAGGAAATCTATGCAATGCTCAAGGAATGTAATATGGATCCCAACGAGACGGCTCAGAAGCTTCTCTTCCAGG ATCCATTTCATGAGGTTAAAAGGAAACGTGACAAGAGAAAAGAG AATCTGAACAACAGAGAGTCTGCAGAGTCGCGGTGGAGACCTGGAATGCAGGGACGAGGGGGTAGGGGCGGGCGGGTGAATTTCTCACCTCGTTCTG ATGCTGGTGGTGGTAGAAGTACTGCTCCTGGAACTGAGAATGGACCCAGTCAGGTTGCAGAGAAAGGTGGTGCTTCCTCTTTGCCAACCTCTCGtgagacaaaaaataaagagcgAAGTCTGGTAACAAG CTCTGTACCGGTCATTGTGGATGGTCCTACCAATGTGGTTTCTGGAAGTACTAGTGTTGTGCATCCCTCCCATGTATCTGCTGGAAGTGGTCCTGATATAAGTTTGTCATTGGTTGGGGATAATTTGGGAAGTTCGGTCCCCCCAGTGGATGCAAACAAGAACACCACTGTTAAATTTGGAAATGAGGACTTGCATGAGCAGCCTGCACCAAGCTCCAGTAGTAGCTTGGTGTTGCCACCCCCAGCATCTACATTGGCAGTttgtttctcttcttcagATCCTGTACTTGTGCCATCTAATGATTCACGGCTCCCAAGTTCTGTGGGCACAATTAAACGTGAAGTAGGGAGTCATCATCCTTCTG CTTCTGAGATTGGTAGCTCTCAAGCACAAGGAAAAGTGGCAAGCAAAACACAGGGAGTTGGGAAAAGTCAGCTTGCTGATCTTTCACACCCTTCATCTACATCAACTCATGGCAGTTCGGGTAGTCGGCCATCATCTAATTACAGTAGCCGGTCTCAACAATCAGTTGGCACTCAAAAAG TCGGTACCAACAAGGAGTGGAAACCAAAACCTGTAAATTCTACTGTTGTTCAAGGTCAAGGAACAGCTGGTACTGCTGTCGCATCTGAGGTTCCTGCTGATTCTGTAAAGGCCCCTTCCCAGTCACAATCTGTTTCAAGCGTCCTTGATTCAGAAGAAGCAACTTCAAAATTGCAGAGGAAGCTAGAAGAGTTGCACCTTCCCCAGCGCAAAACAGTTATTCTTCCAAATCACATCCATGTTCCTGAATCTGAAAGAACCAAGTTGAGTTTTGGAAGTTTTGGTGCTACCTTTGCCGTGACTACTGGCTATGTCAGTGGTCCTGAGACTGATAAGAGCTCAACACCTCGGTCTGAAACTTCTCAGGTTATTGAAGAAGCTGTGGAGGAACAGTTATCAAG CAATCAAAATGCATTGGCAACTGCCAATGAGGATGATTATCCTGATCATCCACAATCACCTACTCACGTACCTGAAAATATATCATCTGGTGAGGTTGACGTCTCATCCAGTGCAACCCAAGGACAGAATGAATCCAAGCATGACACTGCATTGCCGTCTGGAGGCCATCAGTTCTCTGTGGCTCATACTTCCCCAAACTACAGTTTTGGGTTTGTGCCCCCAATTTTGGGGAGTCAGCTTGCGCCATTTGAAAACTCCGAGTCTCAACCACGAGATATTTCGCGCCTTCCAAGCTTTGTG GTACAACCACCCTTTGACCCAGCAAGTTATTATGCCCAATTTTACCGCTCAGGTGCTGATGGTGACGGCCGcctttctccttttccttCTCCTGGGGTTTCCTCCAAGTACAATGGGAATGTTGCAGTATTGCCTCCAAGTTCTCAGTCTCCACAAGAG GGTGGGGTTCTATCTGCAGCTGGCCCAACACCATTGGTGACACAGGCTTCTGGGCTTGTGCAAAGCTCGATAGGTGTAACTCAGCAGCAAGTTCCTGTCTTTCGACCGCCAGCCGGGATGCACATATCTCATTATGCTCCTAATTACATTCCCTACAGTCACTATTTTTCCCCATTCTATGTTCCACCTCCAGCCATCCACCAGTTTTTGGGCAATGGTGCATTTCCTCAGCAACCTCAAGCTGGTGGTGTCTATCCAGCTCCTCCAGCAGCTGCCACAGGAGTCAAATACTCACTGCCACAATACAAAACGGGGACTAATACAGGGAACTCTGCTCATATTGGAATGGCAAGTGGTTATGGACCATATGGCTCCTCCCCAGCTGGTTATAATCCCAGTTCTGCCACAACAGCGGGAAACTCTACTGCTAATGAGGATCTGAGCACATCTCAGTTCAAGGAAAGTAACGTATACATGACGGGCCAGCAG AGTGAAGGATCTTCTGTGTGGGTTGCTGCACCTGGCCGAGAAATGTCCAGCTTAACAAGTTCTTTTTACAACCTTCCCCAACAGGGTCAGCATGTGACTTTCACCCCAACACAGGCTGGCCACGGCACTTTTGCTGGTATCTACCACCCTGCACAAGCAGTAACAGCAGCCACTGTTCATCCACTTCTGCAACAGTCCCAGACCATGGCTGGGGCTGTTGACATGGTGGGACCTGGGGGCAGTGTTTATCAGCAGCCTCAGCATGCACAGATCAACTGGCCGAGTAACTActga
- the LOC18782786 gene encoding GBF-interacting protein 1-like isoform X1, which translates to MSGGGFRVSIPNSVRKTIQDIKEITGNHSEEEIYAMLKECNMDPNETAQKLLFQDPFHEVKRKRDKRKENLNNRESAESRWRPGMQGRGGRGGRVNFSPRSDAGGGRSTAPGTENGPSQVAEKGGASSLPTSRETKNKERSLVTSSVPVIVDGPTNVVSGSTSVVHPSHVSAGSGPDISLSLVGDNLGSSVPPVDANKNTTVKFGNEDLHEQPAPSSSSSLVLPPPASTLAVCFSSSDPVLVPSNDSRLPSSVGTIKREVGSHHPSASEIGSSQAQGKVASKTQGVGKSQLADLSHPSSTSTHGSSGSRPSSNYSSRSQQSVGTQKAVGTNKEWKPKPVNSTVVQGQGTAGTAVASEVPADSVKAPSQSQSVSSVLDSEEATSKLQRKLEELHLPQRKTVILPNHIHVPESERTKLSFGSFGATFAVTTGYVSGPETDKSSTPRSETSQVIEEAVEEQLSSNQNALATANEDDYPDHPQSPTHVPENISSGEVDVSSSATQGQNESKHDTALPSGGHQFSVAHTSPNYSFGFVPPILGSQLAPFENSESQPRDISRLPSFVVQPPFDPASYYAQFYRSGADGDGRLSPFPSPGVSSKYNGNVAVLPPSSQSPQEGGVLSAAGPTPLVTQASGLVQSSIGVTQQQVPVFRPPAGMHISHYAPNYIPYSHYFSPFYVPPPAIHQFLGNGAFPQQPQAGGVYPAPPAAATGVKYSLPQYKTGTNTGNSAHIGMASGYGPYGSSPAGYNPSSATTAGNSTANEDLSTSQFKESNVYMTGQQSEGSSVWVAAPGREMSSLTSSFYNLPQQGQHVTFTPTQAGHGTFAGIYHPAQAVTAATVHPLLQQSQTMAGAVDMVGPGGSVYQQPQHAQINWPSNY; encoded by the exons ATGAGTGGTGgtgggtttagggtttcaaTCCCAAACAGTGTGAGGAAGACGATCCAGGACATCAAGGAGATCACGGGCAATCATAGTGAGGAGGAAATCTATGCAATGCTCAAGGAATGTAATATGGATCCCAACGAGACGGCTCAGAAGCTTCTCTTCCAGG ATCCATTTCATGAGGTTAAAAGGAAACGTGACAAGAGAAAAGAG AATCTGAACAACAGAGAGTCTGCAGAGTCGCGGTGGAGACCTGGAATGCAGGGACGAGGGGGTAGGGGCGGGCGGGTGAATTTCTCACCTCGTTCTG ATGCTGGTGGTGGTAGAAGTACTGCTCCTGGAACTGAGAATGGACCCAGTCAGGTTGCAGAGAAAGGTGGTGCTTCCTCTTTGCCAACCTCTCGtgagacaaaaaataaagagcgAAGTCTGGTAACAAG CTCTGTACCGGTCATTGTGGATGGTCCTACCAATGTGGTTTCTGGAAGTACTAGTGTTGTGCATCCCTCCCATGTATCTGCTGGAAGTGGTCCTGATATAAGTTTGTCATTGGTTGGGGATAATTTGGGAAGTTCGGTCCCCCCAGTGGATGCAAACAAGAACACCACTGTTAAATTTGGAAATGAGGACTTGCATGAGCAGCCTGCACCAAGCTCCAGTAGTAGCTTGGTGTTGCCACCCCCAGCATCTACATTGGCAGTttgtttctcttcttcagATCCTGTACTTGTGCCATCTAATGATTCACGGCTCCCAAGTTCTGTGGGCACAATTAAACGTGAAGTAGGGAGTCATCATCCTTCTG CTTCTGAGATTGGTAGCTCTCAAGCACAAGGAAAAGTGGCAAGCAAAACACAGGGAGTTGGGAAAAGTCAGCTTGCTGATCTTTCACACCCTTCATCTACATCAACTCATGGCAGTTCGGGTAGTCGGCCATCATCTAATTACAGTAGCCGGTCTCAACAATCAGTTGGCACTCAAAAAG CAGTCGGTACCAACAAGGAGTGGAAACCAAAACCTGTAAATTCTACTGTTGTTCAAGGTCAAGGAACAGCTGGTACTGCTGTCGCATCTGAGGTTCCTGCTGATTCTGTAAAGGCCCCTTCCCAGTCACAATCTGTTTCAAGCGTCCTTGATTCAGAAGAAGCAACTTCAAAATTGCAGAGGAAGCTAGAAGAGTTGCACCTTCCCCAGCGCAAAACAGTTATTCTTCCAAATCACATCCATGTTCCTGAATCTGAAAGAACCAAGTTGAGTTTTGGAAGTTTTGGTGCTACCTTTGCCGTGACTACTGGCTATGTCAGTGGTCCTGAGACTGATAAGAGCTCAACACCTCGGTCTGAAACTTCTCAGGTTATTGAAGAAGCTGTGGAGGAACAGTTATCAAG CAATCAAAATGCATTGGCAACTGCCAATGAGGATGATTATCCTGATCATCCACAATCACCTACTCACGTACCTGAAAATATATCATCTGGTGAGGTTGACGTCTCATCCAGTGCAACCCAAGGACAGAATGAATCCAAGCATGACACTGCATTGCCGTCTGGAGGCCATCAGTTCTCTGTGGCTCATACTTCCCCAAACTACAGTTTTGGGTTTGTGCCCCCAATTTTGGGGAGTCAGCTTGCGCCATTTGAAAACTCCGAGTCTCAACCACGAGATATTTCGCGCCTTCCAAGCTTTGTG GTACAACCACCCTTTGACCCAGCAAGTTATTATGCCCAATTTTACCGCTCAGGTGCTGATGGTGACGGCCGcctttctccttttccttCTCCTGGGGTTTCCTCCAAGTACAATGGGAATGTTGCAGTATTGCCTCCAAGTTCTCAGTCTCCACAAGAG GGTGGGGTTCTATCTGCAGCTGGCCCAACACCATTGGTGACACAGGCTTCTGGGCTTGTGCAAAGCTCGATAGGTGTAACTCAGCAGCAAGTTCCTGTCTTTCGACCGCCAGCCGGGATGCACATATCTCATTATGCTCCTAATTACATTCCCTACAGTCACTATTTTTCCCCATTCTATGTTCCACCTCCAGCCATCCACCAGTTTTTGGGCAATGGTGCATTTCCTCAGCAACCTCAAGCTGGTGGTGTCTATCCAGCTCCTCCAGCAGCTGCCACAGGAGTCAAATACTCACTGCCACAATACAAAACGGGGACTAATACAGGGAACTCTGCTCATATTGGAATGGCAAGTGGTTATGGACCATATGGCTCCTCCCCAGCTGGTTATAATCCCAGTTCTGCCACAACAGCGGGAAACTCTACTGCTAATGAGGATCTGAGCACATCTCAGTTCAAGGAAAGTAACGTATACATGACGGGCCAGCAG AGTGAAGGATCTTCTGTGTGGGTTGCTGCACCTGGCCGAGAAATGTCCAGCTTAACAAGTTCTTTTTACAACCTTCCCCAACAGGGTCAGCATGTGACTTTCACCCCAACACAGGCTGGCCACGGCACTTTTGCTGGTATCTACCACCCTGCACAAGCAGTAACAGCAGCCACTGTTCATCCACTTCTGCAACAGTCCCAGACCATGGCTGGGGCTGTTGACATGGTGGGACCTGGGGGCAGTGTTTATCAGCAGCCTCAGCATGCACAGATCAACTGGCCGAGTAACTActga
- the LOC18781652 gene encoding heterogeneous nuclear ribonucleoprotein 1: MASKKSNHNPHSGDGASPGKIFIGGLAKDTTLDTFVKYFEKYGEIIDSVIMKDRQTGRPRGFGFITYADPSVVDQVMEETHVINDKQVEIKRTIPKGSGQGNDFKTKKIFVGGIPTTVTEDEFKSFFSQFGKVVEHEIIRDHVTKRSRGFGFVVFDNEKVVDNVLANGNRIDMAGTQVEIKKASPKKASNPAHVPAFGSDSRAHPYNDSFGGFGDSMSGFGPGGYGAGGYGPASYRSLGGFGSRFGDYGGYPDGNDFGGGFGGFGGGGAFSGYRGESSFGYSSRFGSYGGGIGGGYGGSGLGAYGREARGYGGYDGSGSADGYDSGPGASYGGTRSLYGSRAGYGGSSRYHPYGR; this comes from the exons ATGGCTTCGAAGAAGAGTAACCATAACCCTCACTCAGGCGACGGTGCTAGCCCTGG aAAGATATTCATCGGTGGCTTAGCTAAAGACACCACCTTGG ATACCTTCGTTAAGTACTTTGAGAAGTATGGGGAGATAATAGACTCTGTGATCATGAAAGACCGGCAAACTGGTCGACCTAGGGGATTTGGGTTCATCACCTATGCGGATCCTTCAGTTGTTGACCAAGTTATGGAAGAGACTCATGTAATCAATGACAAGCAG GTTGAGATAAAGAGAACCATTCCAAAGGGTTCTGGACAGGGAAATgatttcaaaacaaagaaaatttttgTTGGCGGGATTCCAACCACAGTTACTGAAG ATGAGTTCAAAAGTTTCTTTTCACAATTTGGAAAGGTGGTGGAGCATGAGATCATACGTGATCATGTCACTAAGCGCTCTCGAGGTTTTGGATTTGTTGTATTTGACAACGAAAAAGTTGTTGATAATGTTCTTGCAAATGGAAATAGGATTGATATGGCTGGTACACAG GTTGAGATCAAGAAGGCCTCACCAAAGAAGGCCTCAAACCCAGCACATGTTCCTGCATTTGGTAGTGACTCTAGGGCACACCCTTACAATGATAGTTTCGGTGGATTTGGAGACTCCATGAGTGGTTTCGGTCCTGGTGGTTATGGTGCTGGAGGTTATGGCCCTGCTTCTTATAGGTCACTGGGAGGTTTTGGCAGTAGGTTTGGTGATTATGGTGGATATCCAGATGGTAATGATTTTGGAGGTGGTTTTGGGGgctttggtggtggtggtgcttTTTCTGGTTATCGTGGAGAGTCGTCATTCGGTTATTCTAGTCGCTTTGGTTCTTATGGTGGAGGGATTGGTGGGGGATATGGTGGTAGTGGGTTAGGTGCATATGGCCGTGAAGCTAGGGGCTATGGTGGTTATGATGGTTCAGGCTCTGCTGATGGTTATGATTCAGGACCTGGTGCTAGTTATGGTGGAACTCGAAGCTTGTACGGTAGTAGGGCAGGTTATGGCGGCAGTAGTCGTTACCACCCTTACGGAAGGTAG
- the LOC18782288 gene encoding long chain acyl-CoA synthetase 8 — protein MENSEEILFNSPAQDDLVVGDQFSILKGYGTYGIVGAVIVAVLIPVLLSPIFMGKKRGKQRGVPAEVGGEAGYAMRNARVTELIEVPQKGATTMAALFELSCKKYSQNQFLGTRKFIGREFVTASDGRKFEKLHLGDYEWQTYREVFDRACNFASGLINLGHNVDSRAAIFSDTRAEWFIAFQGCFRQNVTVVTIYSSLGEDALIHSLNETQVSTLICDAKQLKKLAAISSSLNTIQNVIYFEDEGSSDTSISGSMSNWKVASFSEVEKLGQKGTVHPRLPSKNDIAVVMYTSGSTGLPKGVMITHGNIVATTAAVMTVVPSLGSTDVYLAYLPLAHVFELAAESVMLAAGCSIGYGSALTFTDTSNKIKKGTKGDATMLKPTIMTAVPAILDRVRDGVLKKVEEKGGLAKNLFNLGFRRRLAAVEGSWFGAWGLERMVWDAVVFTKIRSVLGGRIRFMLCGGAPLSAESQRFINICMGAPIGQGYGLTETFAGATFSEWDDTTVGRVGPPLPCGYIKLVSWKEGGYLASDKPMPRGEIVVGGFSVTAGYFKNQEKTDEVYKVDEKGMRWFYTGDIGMFHPDGCLEIIDRKKDIVKLQHGEYISLGKVEASLQSSNYVDNIMAYADPSHNYCIALVVPARQALEKWAQEADIKYNDFSELCGKAETVTEVQQSLSKVAKAAKLDKFETPAKIQLLADPWTPESGLVTAAMKIKREQIKSKFKNELQKLYA, from the exons ATGGAAAATTCTGAAGAAATTTTGTTCAACTCACCTGCGCAAGACGATTTGGTTGTTGGAGATCAATTTTCCATTCTGAAAGGCTATGGGACATATGGCATTGTTGGTGCTGTTATTGTTGCCGTGCTTATACCTGTCTTGCTGTCCCCTATTTTCATGGGAAAGAAAAGGGGGAAGCAAAGGGGAGTTCCAGCGGAAGTTGGTGGCGAGGCAGGTTACGCAATGCGCAATGCTCGGGTAACTGAGTTGATTGAAGTTCCTCAGAAAGGAGCCACAACTATGGCAGCCCTGTTTGAACTATCCTGTAAAAAGTATTCACAGAATCAATTTCTTGGAACAAGGAAGTTTATTGGAAGGGAATTTGTCACAGCTAGCGATGGAAGGAAGTTTGAGAAGCTTCACTTGGGAGATTATGAATGGCAAACTTACAGAGAAGTGTTTGATCGTGCTTGCAACTTTGCATCTGGGCTTATTAATCTAGGTCATAATGTGGATAGCCGTGCTGCAATTTTTTCAGATACCCGCGCAGAGTGGTTTATAGCCTTTCag GGATGCTTCCGGCAGAATGTTACTGTTGTTACTATTTATTCTTCACTAGGAGAGGACGCCCTAATTCACTCCCTCAATGAG ACCCAGGTATCGACATTGATCTGTGATGCCAAGCAGTTGAAAAAGCTGGCCGCAATAAGCTCAAGCCTAAACACTATTCaaaatgttatttattttgaagatGAGGGAAGTTCAGATACTAGCATTTCTGGAAGTATGAGCAATTGGAAAGTTGCATCCTTTTCTGAAGTTGAGAAGCTTGGACAGAAGGGTACGGTTCATCCAAGGTTACCTTCCAAAAATGATATTGCTGTTGTCATGTATACAAGTGGCAGTACAGGTCTACCAAAG GGTGTCATGATAACTCATGGGAACATTGTAGCCACTACTGCAGCTGTCATGACAGTGGTTCCAAGTCTGGGTAGCACTGATGTATACTTGGCGTACTTGCCCCTAGCTCACGTTTTCGAATTGGCTGCTGAG TCTGTGATGCTGGCTGCAGGTTGTTCAATTGGTTATGGTTCAGCATTGACTTTCACAGAcacttcaaataaaattaagaaaggaaCCAAGGGAGATGCAACTATGTTAAAGCCAACCATCATGACAGCAGTTCCTGCTATTTTAGATCGTGTTCGAGATGGAGTTCTGAAAAAG GTTGAGGAGAAAGGTGGGCTAGCAAAGAATCTTTTTAACCTTGGATTTAGACGGCGACTGGCAGCTGTAGAAGGAAGCTGGTTTGGGGCTTGGGGTTTGGAAAGGATGGTGTGGGATGCCGTTGTCTTCACAAAGATACGCTCAGTACTCGGAGGACGCATTCGCTTTATGCTTTGTGGTGGTGCTCCATTGTCTGCTGAGTCACAGCGGTTCATCAATATCTGCATGGG GGCTCCTATTGGGCAAGGATATGGCTTGACAGAAACATTTGCTGGAGCTACATTTTCTGAGTGGGATGACACAACAGTGGGCCGTGTTGGCCCACCCCTTCCTTGTGGCTACATTAAG CTTGTTTCTTGGAAAGAAGGAGGATACTTGGCATCTGACAAGCCTATGCCTCGTGGGGAGATTGTAGTAGGGGGATTTAGTGTAACTGCTGGTTACTTTAAGAATCAAGAAAAGACTGATGAGGTGTATAAG GTTGATGAGAAGGGCATGCGCTGGTTTTATACGGGTGACATTGGAATGTTTCATCCTGATGGATGCCTTGAAATTATAGATAGGAAGAAGGATATCGTTAAACTCCAGCATGGAGAGTACATTTCCCTTGGAAAG GTTGAGGCTTCGTTACAATCAAGTAATTACGTGGATAATATTATGGCATATGCAGATCCCTCCCACAACTACTGCATAGCTTTAGTTGTCCCTGCACGTCAGGCCCTCGAGAAGTGGGCCCAAGAAGCCGACATCAAATACAATGATTTTTCTGAGCTGTGTGGAAAAGCTGAAACAGTCACTGAGGTTCAGCAATCCCTCTCTAAG GTAGCAAAGGCAGCAAAATTGGACAAGTTTGAAACTCCTGCAAAGATTCAGTTGTTAGCCGATCCATGGACACCCGAGTCTGGATTGGTTACTGCTGCTATGAAGATTAAGAGGGAACAGATCAAGTCCAAGTTCAAAAATGAGCTGCAGAAGTTGTATGCGTGA